The genomic region GGGAGCAGGCTTCTGACCCAGTTCCATATTACCTGGAACTGCTGATCGAGACCGATGACCCCGAACATCAGGTTACCAATCTGTTCACCAAACACGATGAGTACGAATGTAAGCAATACGGATACTGCCAGGATGATGGTGAATACTATGGAAAGCAGCTTGGCAACGACGAAGTTCCTGTTGTCTTCCACATCATAGGCGACGTTGAAGGCATTCATGAGTGCCGTCATACCGTTCGATGCGGACCACAGTGTCACCAGCAGACCCACTGAGAGCAGTCCGCCGTTAGAATTCTGCATAACGTCAGAAATTACGCCTTCAAGCATGCCGGCTATATCGGATGGTGCATAATCCTGGATGAACTGGGTGATCATCTGCTGGTCGATCTGGAATAGCGGGACCAACGTCAGCAGGAAGATCAGCAGCGGGAAGATCGCAAGCAGGAAGTAGTAGGCGAGCTGCGCCCCCATGCCGGATGTATTATCCTTTGAAAACTGGAATATAAGACTTTGGAAAAAATTAGGATTATCCTTGTGCTTTGCCGGCTTGTTGATTTTAGAGACATAGAATGTCTCATCCGGCTTCTTTGAGGCTTTGGATTTGAACTTTACATTATCGACGAACGTTTCGCCTTCTGCATTCTGTGACTTTTTCGCCTGGGATTCCTTGGATTCCTGTTTGGCCTGGTTCAAGTAATCCGAATTGGTCGGTTTATCAGCCATATCCTCACTCCTTTAAAAATAAAAGGGCCAACAGTCGTCAGCCCTTCCATGAATCATCAGTTCAACTGCTTCTGTTCACGCTTCTTCTGGAATGTATCTTTCGCATCCTTGATGGATTGTTCAAGTTCAGGGTTGTTCTGTCTGATCTCTTCAATTGTTTCCTTCCAGAACATGATTTCATCCTTGAGTCCTTCGATCTTGGATGGTTGACCGGAATCGGAGGAAAGTTTATTCTTCGCCTCATCCGGATTCTGTGCATAGTACTTCAGGTCCTTCGAACGGCTGAGTACGGATTGTCTTGTATTTTTGTCGATCAGGCTGAGTCCAGCACCTACGACTGCTCCAATGAGAACAGCGGGTATCAATTTGTTATCCATGTAGAATTCTCCTTTGTATGTGATTTATAGTTGCTTATAACCATTTTAAACTAACTTCAAACTTTATTCATCGAATAACTGAATTATAAATTTTATTATCATATGAACTTTGTTACTATTGTAATGTCATTTAATATATTGGTATGGAGGAATTCAAATGAACAAGGCGGATATGCTGAAAGAGATAGAAGAATCGCTGAATGTTGTAAACAAGGGGCTTTTCAATGCGGATGATTTCGACGATGGGAACACTGAGGAAATCCGGGAGATCCACGAGATGGTGACGGGCAGGAACCAGATAACGGCAATCGAGCAGTCGGCAATCATCGAAGAGCTTTCAAAACTGAGGAAATGAAGGAGAAATACATATGACACAATTTGAAGAGAAACTTGAAAAATATGCAGATCTGCTCGTGGACGTGGGACTCAATGTCCAGCCGGATGGCCGGGTATTCATCAGGGGGGCCCAGGACGCACTCCCGCTGATCAGACTCGTGACCGAGAAAGCCTACCAGAAAGGTGCAAAGGAAGTGAAGGTCGTCCTTTCCGATGACAGGCTGACGCAGCTGCATGCCAAAAACCAGTCCAAGGAGGAACTGAGCATGATCCACCAATGGGCCATAGATGAGCGGATGTTCTACTCGGATGAAAAGGCCGGGTTCCTGAGCATCACCTCCTCATCACCGGAACTGCTGAAGGATGTGGATCCGGAGAAGCTGCAGGCAATGCAGGTGGCTTCAGGCCGTGCTTTCAAAGATTTCTCGAACCGCATCCAGTCGGACTACCACAGCTGGTGTGTGGCAGGCTATCCGTCCGTCGAATGGGCAAGGCTGGTGTTCCCAGATAAGGATGATGAAGCGGCTGTTGAAGCACTGATGGACCTCATCTTCTATACCGTCCGTGCAGATGTCGACAATCCTGTAGCGGCATGGGAGCAGCATGATGCAACGCTCCACGAGAAGGTGGACTACCTGAATGCCAGGAAGTATAAGGCGCTCAGATATGAAGCACCAGGCACAGACCTCGTAATCGGTCTGCCAAAAGGCCATCTGTGGGCCGGCGCCTCCAGCCTGAATGCAGATGGTGAGAAGTTCATGGCGAACATGCCGACCGAAGAGGTGTTCAGTGTACCGGATCGCAACCGGGTGGACGGCTATGTATCCAATACGCTGCCGCTCAGCCATGGAGGCAATCTGATCGATGACTTCAAGCTGACATTCAAGGACGGCAGAGTCGTCGATTTCGAAGCGGGCAGAGGATATGAAGTGCTGAAGAACATACTGGATGCCGATGAAGGGGCAAGACACCTTGGAGAGGTGGCGCTGGTGCCTGATGATTCACCGATCTCCAATGCGGGTAAACTCTTCTACAACACACTGTTCGACGAAAATGCCTCATGTCACATCGCTCTCGGCAGTGCCTATGCTTTCTGTCTCGAAGGGGGCAAGTCCATGTCACGGGAAGAACTGGAGGCGGCGGGACTCAACGATTCTATCACGCACGTCGACTTCATGATCGGTTCCGACCAGCTGGACATATACGGCATCACTGAAGAGGGTACGGAAGAGAAAGTGTTTGAAAAAGGAAACTGGGCCTTTTAAATTATAGATAGTACAAGCGCGGCCTTTATGTTAAAATATAAGCAATAGGAAAAGTACCAATAGGAGGGTTTTTCATGAGCTTTGCAATGATGTTTCTCGTAATGCTGGCATTTCTTTTTGCCATCTTTGCATTTGCCCTGATCCTGCACCACTTCCTGTCCAAGGCGCTTCCAGGCAAGGATGCGATTGTGATCGATACACCGGAAGAGGCGCTGGAACGTCAGGACTAGCAGTTTCCAATAGAAGAAATCAGGAAGGGATAATGATTATCCCTTCCTTTTTAATGCCCAAAATGTGCTATTATAGTAGTGCTTGGAATGGAGGAAAAAATATGGAAAAGAAAATGTCGGAATCCTATACAGTCAAGACATCAAACGTCATGCCGCCGGATACGAACAATCATCATACATTGTACGGAGGCAGGCTGATGGCATACATAGATGACGTGGCAGCAATCGCTGCACGCCGTCATTCTCGTTCAAAGGTGGTGACCGCTTCAATCGACTCGGTCGATTTTCTGGAGCCGATCCATCTTGGGGACGTCGTCATCCTCGAGGCACTGGTGACCCATACGGGGAAATCCTCGATGGAAATTCTGGTCAAGGTTTCGAAGGAACAGCTAGAGAACGGTACAGAAAAGAAGCTTGCCGCCTTCAGCTTCCTTACATTCGTTGCGTTGGATGATGACCTCAAGCCTCTGGAAGTACCGACGCTCATCCCTGATAACGAGCGCTTGAAATGGCTCGATGAGACGGGGGAGGAACGTGCGGAGCACCGTCGCCATAGAAGGGAACGTTCGAAGGCATTGCGCGAGTTCTTTGCGACAGATCTTTTTGACTAGGGGGGATCGTATGCAGATAAAGAAAGTGGCGCTTCTGAAGAACAGTATGTATGAAATACAC from Salinicoccus sp. RF5 harbors:
- a CDS encoding acyl-CoA thioesterase; protein product: MEKKMSESYTVKTSNVMPPDTNNHHTLYGGRLMAYIDDVAAIAARRHSRSKVVTASIDSVDFLEPIHLGDVVILEALVTHTGKSSMEILVKVSKEQLENGTEKKLAAFSFLTFVALDDDLKPLEVPTLIPDNERLKWLDETGEERAEHRRHRRERSKALREFFATDLFD
- a CDS encoding DUF1128 family protein codes for the protein MNKADMLKEIEESLNVVNKGLFNADDFDDGNTEEIREIHEMVTGRNQITAIEQSAIIEELSKLRK
- a CDS encoding YtxH domain-containing protein; the protein is MDNKLIPAVLIGAVVGAGLSLIDKNTRQSVLSRSKDLKYYAQNPDEAKNKLSSDSGQPSKIEGLKDEIMFWKETIEEIRQNNPELEQSIKDAKDTFQKKREQKQLN
- a CDS encoding YihY/virulence factor BrkB family protein, with the protein product MADKPTNSDYLNQAKQESKESQAKKSQNAEGETFVDNVKFKSKASKKPDETFYVSKINKPAKHKDNPNFFQSLIFQFSKDNTSGMGAQLAYYFLLAIFPLLIFLLTLVPLFQIDQQMITQFIQDYAPSDIAGMLEGVISDVMQNSNGGLLSVGLLVTLWSASNGMTALMNAFNVAYDVEDNRNFVVAKLLSIVFTIILAVSVLLTFVLIVFGEQIGNLMFGVIGLDQQFQVIWNWVRSLLPVLLVFIVFVVIYTTAPNIKLQVKAVIPGALFTTIAFLVASWGFSFYISNFGNYSATYGSIAGVIILILWLYITGVIIILGAQINAILHKRAMRKQGEETANNESTA
- a CDS encoding aminopeptidase; this translates as MTQFEEKLEKYADLLVDVGLNVQPDGRVFIRGAQDALPLIRLVTEKAYQKGAKEVKVVLSDDRLTQLHAKNQSKEELSMIHQWAIDERMFYSDEKAGFLSITSSSPELLKDVDPEKLQAMQVASGRAFKDFSNRIQSDYHSWCVAGYPSVEWARLVFPDKDDEAAVEALMDLIFYTVRADVDNPVAAWEQHDATLHEKVDYLNARKYKALRYEAPGTDLVIGLPKGHLWAGASSLNADGEKFMANMPTEEVFSVPDRNRVDGYVSNTLPLSHGGNLIDDFKLTFKDGRVVDFEAGRGYEVLKNILDADEGARHLGEVALVPDDSPISNAGKLFYNTLFDENASCHIALGSAYAFCLEGGKSMSREELEAAGLNDSITHVDFMIGSDQLDIYGITEEGTEEKVFEKGNWAF